Sequence from the Carassius auratus strain Wakin chromosome 32, ASM336829v1, whole genome shotgun sequence genome:
GCGTCATATGACGCGTTCTCTAGggaaatgagttttttttttttggagtgcaGCTTAGAATAGGTAAACTTTtatggtgttattttttttatggcgtgctcgagtacttttatcatgccagctgaaggttcatttttgcGCTTGTGAAATAACAATGTgctcgtgagcatgtcttacaccctcataacttttgactaaaaaataacgccatactctttttttttcttaatttccgCCTGTGGGTGTTGTAAAACATACGTATTCTTATGTATgtctttttaaatgaacatttgcaTACAAGATTGTTTAAATTAAGTTATACAATTAAACTGAAGATGGCCTTTTAACAAATCAGTGCTGCTAAATTGACTACTTTAATTTATAACAAAGTTCTATCTACTTATAcattaaacaaactttttttttttgtagaacttTCCATTTGTTCCAGTGGAAACCGTCTCATTGAGAGTGAtgtgggtggctcttaaaagagcctttggggTGCGACGCGGCTGACGCAGCGGCGGGTTTAAGCGCGCTCTCCGCGGATGCGGCGGGCCAGCTGGATGTCTTTGGGCATGATGGTGACTCTCTTGGCGTGGATGGCGCACAGGTTGGTGTCCTCGAACAGGCCGACCAGATAAGCCTCGCTGGACTCCTGCAGGGCCATGACTGCGGAGCTCTGGAAGCGCAGGTCCGTCTTGAAATCCTGAGCGATCTCTCGCACCAGACGCTGGAAAGGCAGTTTGCGGATCAGCAGCTCGGTGGACTTCTGATAGCGGCGGATCTCTCGGAGAGCCACGGTCCCGGGCCTGTAACGGTGGGGCTTCTTGACGCCGCCGGTGGCT
This genomic interval carries:
- the LOC113051241 gene encoding histone H3-like: MARTKQTARKSTGGKAPRKQLATKAARKSAPATGGVKKPHRYRPGTVALREIRRYQKSTELLIRKLPFQRLVREIAQDFKTDLRFQSSAVMALQESSEAYLVGLFEDTNLCAIHAKRVTIMPKDIQLARRIRGERA